The Paenibacillus uliginis N3/975 genome has a window encoding:
- a CDS encoding serine/threonine protein kinase, with protein MKNSNVTIKMGDVTFDLREVHNFEWIQDEGRVFQVFSQQDSGNISFGVESADGTRKFIKYAGARTLEFNGEPGDAVNRLKKGIHLYEELSHLSLIKLLNHYPVGSGYAAVFEWFAGENLHPHETYPPPAKYTHPDSPYFRFRQLPVELRLQSLNDIFDFHVFVEQNNVVAVDFYDGSILYDFIHHKVRVCDIDMYQRKPFYNSMGRLWGSSRFMSPEEFERGAVIDSVTNVFNMGAIAFGLLGGELDRSVDRWDAGEALHKIAVKAVSPNRDERYKSVAEFVSFWREACHMSEGNIC; from the coding sequence ATGAAAAATTCTAATGTAACGATCAAGATGGGTGATGTTACTTTTGATTTAAGGGAAGTCCATAACTTCGAGTGGATTCAGGATGAGGGACGTGTCTTTCAGGTGTTTTCCCAGCAGGATTCCGGAAATATCAGCTTTGGTGTGGAATCAGCGGATGGAACGCGAAAGTTTATAAAATATGCAGGGGCACGAACGTTGGAGTTTAATGGAGAACCGGGCGATGCTGTAAACCGTTTAAAGAAAGGAATTCACCTGTATGAGGAGCTGAGTCATCTTTCCCTGATTAAGCTGCTGAACCATTATCCTGTCGGATCGGGATATGCTGCCGTATTTGAATGGTTTGCAGGAGAAAATCTGCATCCGCATGAAACATATCCACCTCCGGCAAAATACACCCATCCAGATTCCCCCTACTTCCGTTTTAGACAGCTGCCGGTCGAGTTAAGGCTGCAATCTTTGAATGATATTTTTGATTTTCATGTCTTTGTGGAACAGAATAACGTTGTTGCCGTCGATTTTTATGATGGTAGTATTTTATATGATTTCATCCACCACAAGGTCCGCGTATGCGACATAGACATGTATCAGCGGAAACCATTTTATAATTCGATGGGAAGACTCTGGGGCTCGTCCAGGTTTATGTCACCTGAAGAGTTTGAACGCGGTGCGGTAATTGATAGCGTGACCAATGTGTTTAATATGGGCGCGATTGCCTTTGGATTACTCGGCGGTGAGCTGGACCGTTCGGTGGACAGATGGGATGCCGGGGAGGCCTTACATAAAATTGCGGTTAAAGCTGTCAGCCCGAACAGAGACGAGCGATATAAGAGTGTTGCCGAGTTTGTTTCATTTTGGAGAGAGGCATGTCATATGAG